A single genomic interval of Pseudorca crassidens isolate mPseCra1 chromosome 19, mPseCra1.hap1, whole genome shotgun sequence harbors:
- the PROCA1 gene encoding protein PROCA1 isoform X1, whose translation MTPDSAPIMLLPRRSPHPHLNINRLPSWERGHLLAGVASSTDASTFSSEGEFKDTDRCCWKHRKCTGHIIHPFTSDYGHHDVHLHCISHCDCDSRLKDCSEKTYSSSGDVGLTCSQDVDSACFNIIQCPCFELIPEGECVERFWCGCYRPVSVAVIHHPIHRECGADDLNQEEEEKEKEEEEEEEEEEEEEESKPPIPTQVGPPALLTNTGMGMVTGTPDLATPITIWRSESPTGKSQGNKMIKKIKKKKGKEKDKEEETDEKAKVKKKVKKGKLTKKKSPVKSESPPDLSQSLSPRELARMSESSPDSWRDLDSYNDPGREEPSSKDIVESLSPRKREKNGVQATKPRMKTSPVKKANMRKYPPASNPNLS comes from the exons ATGACTCCAGATTCAGCTCCTATTATGCTTCTTCCAAGAAGGTCACCCCATCCCCATCTCA ATATAAACAGGTTACCCAGCTGGGAGAGAGGACATCTGCTGGCTGGTGTAGCGTCCAGCACTGACGCATCTACCTTCTCCTCTGAAG GTGAATTCAAGGACACTGACAGGTGCTGCTGGAAACACAGAAAGTGCACCGGGCACATCATCCATCCCTTCACCTCTGACTATGGCCACCACGACGTGCACCTGCACTGTATCAGCCACTGTGACTGTGATTCTAG GCTGAAGGACTGCTCAGAGAAGACATATAGCAGTTCCGGAGATGTGGGCCTAACCTGCTCCCAAGATGTGGACTCGGCCTGTTTCAACATCATCCAGTGCCCATGCTTTGAGCTCATCCCAGAGGGAGAGTGTGTGGAGCGGTTCTGGtgtggctg CTACAGGCCTGTCTCTGTGGCAGTGATCCACCATCCCATCCACCGTGAGTGCGGGGCAGATGACCTAaaccaagaagaggaagagaaggagaaggaggaggaggaggaggaggaggaggaggaggaggaggaagaaagcaaGCCTCCCATCCCGACCCAGGTGGGGCCCCCTGCCCTCCTCACCAACACAGGTATGGGCATGGTCACAGGTACCCCTGACTTAGCAACTCCCATCACCATCTGGCGTTCCGAAAGCcccacagggaagtcccagggcaaTAAGATGATCaagaagataaagaagaaaaagggaaaagagaaagacaaggagGAGGAGACGGATGAAAAAGCAAAGGTGAAGAAAAAAGTCAAGAAGGGCAAGTTGACTAAGAAGAAAAGCCCAGTTAAATCAGAATCACCTCCAGACTTAAGCCAATCGTTAAGCCCAAGAGAGTTGGCCAGGATGTCAGAGTCCAGCCCAGACAGCTGGCGAGATCTGGACAGTTACAATGACCCTGGGCGGGAGGAACCCTCCAGTAAGGATATTGTGGAGTCTTTATCacccaggaagagagagaagaacggGGTCCAGGCCACGAAGCCCAGGATGAAGACCTCACCAGTCAAGAAGGCCAACATGAGGAAATATCCCCCAGCATCAAACCCCAATCTCAGTTGA
- the PROCA1 gene encoding protein PROCA1 isoform X2, which translates to MTPDSAPIMLLPRRSPHPHLNINRLPSWERGHLLAGVASSTDASTFSSEGEFKDTDRCCWKHRKCTGHIIHPFTSDYGHHDVHLHCISHCDCDSSYRPVSVAVIHHPIHRECGADDLNQEEEEKEKEEEEEEEEEEEEEESKPPIPTQVGPPALLTNTGMGMVTGTPDLATPITIWRSESPTGKSQGNKMIKKIKKKKGKEKDKEEETDEKAKVKKKVKKGKLTKKKSPVKSESPPDLSQSLSPRELARMSESSPDSWRDLDSYNDPGREEPSSKDIVESLSPRKREKNGVQATKPRMKTSPVKKANMRKYPPASNPNLS; encoded by the exons ATGACTCCAGATTCAGCTCCTATTATGCTTCTTCCAAGAAGGTCACCCCATCCCCATCTCA ATATAAACAGGTTACCCAGCTGGGAGAGAGGACATCTGCTGGCTGGTGTAGCGTCCAGCACTGACGCATCTACCTTCTCCTCTGAAG GTGAATTCAAGGACACTGACAGGTGCTGCTGGAAACACAGAAAGTGCACCGGGCACATCATCCATCCCTTCACCTCTGACTATGGCCACCACGACGTGCACCTGCACTGTATCAGCCACTGTGACTGTGATTCTAG CTACAGGCCTGTCTCTGTGGCAGTGATCCACCATCCCATCCACCGTGAGTGCGGGGCAGATGACCTAaaccaagaagaggaagagaaggagaaggaggaggaggaggaggaggaggaggaggaggaggaggaagaaagcaaGCCTCCCATCCCGACCCAGGTGGGGCCCCCTGCCCTCCTCACCAACACAGGTATGGGCATGGTCACAGGTACCCCTGACTTAGCAACTCCCATCACCATCTGGCGTTCCGAAAGCcccacagggaagtcccagggcaaTAAGATGATCaagaagataaagaagaaaaagggaaaagagaaagacaaggagGAGGAGACGGATGAAAAAGCAAAGGTGAAGAAAAAAGTCAAGAAGGGCAAGTTGACTAAGAAGAAAAGCCCAGTTAAATCAGAATCACCTCCAGACTTAAGCCAATCGTTAAGCCCAAGAGAGTTGGCCAGGATGTCAGAGTCCAGCCCAGACAGCTGGCGAGATCTGGACAGTTACAATGACCCTGGGCGGGAGGAACCCTCCAGTAAGGATATTGTGGAGTCTTTATCacccaggaagagagagaagaacggGGTCCAGGCCACGAAGCCCAGGATGAAGACCTCACCAGTCAAGAAGGCCAACATGAGGAAATATCCCCCAGCATCAAACCCCAATCTCAGTTGA